The sequence below is a genomic window from Desulfonauticus submarinus.
TTTGAAGGTAGAAGTTTTATTTGCATAGGAGATAATGATCTTTTGTATAGAGTGTTTTATAATCTTATTTTAAATAGCATTCAGGCAATTGGTAAGAAAGGTTGGATTAAGGTTATTTTTAAGTCTTTTGAAAATACAGTGGTGATACAAGATACAGGGCCAGGGTTTGAAGATAAAATGATAGAAAAATATTTGGAACCTTTTTTTACAACTAAAGAACAGGGTACAGGTCTGGGACTAGCAATAGTTCAAAATATCTTAGAAATGCATGGTGCTAAATTTTCTTTGCAGAATCACAGTCAGGGCGGTGAAGTTAGAATACATTTTAAAAGGTGTTAGAAATAGAAAATTTGATTTTGTGTTGGAGAATAACAAATAATTTAGAAGGTTGCGGTGGGAGATAGGCATGAAAGGACATGTATTGGTAATAGATGATGAGAAGAATTATCTTTTGTTACTTGAGGCCTTGTTAAATGAGGAAGGTATAGAAGTTACAGGCCTTAGTGATCCTGAGATGGCATTAGATTTTTTGGAAGAATCAGAAGTTGATGTTGTGGTTACAGATATGAAAATGCCTCGTTTAAGTGGGCAGGATATTTTGGAAAAGGTAAAAAAAGATTTTCCGCATATTCCTGTGATAATTATGACAGCTTTTGGTTCTATTGATGGAGCTGTAGAAGCTATGAGATGTGGAGCTTTTGATTATTTAACTAAACCGTTTTCTAATGAAGAGCTTATTTTAGTAGTAAAAAGAGCGCTTAATTTTGCCCATATGGAGCAGGAAAATGTTTTTTTAAAAGAATCTTTGGTCCAAAAATATGCTAAAAAACATGTTATTGGGAAAAGTAAAAAGATACAAACAGTTTTACATCTTTTAGAAAAGGTAGCTCCTAGCAAATCTACTGTGCTTATTTTAGGAGAGTCTGGCACAGGTAAAGAACTTATTGCGAGGGCTTTACATTATTCCTCTCCTAGATCAAAGGGGCCTTTTGTTGCCATAAACTGTATGGCTTTAAATCCAGCCCTTTTGGAGAGTGAACTTTTTGGCCATGAAAAGGGCTCTTTTACAGGAGCTGTAGCAACTAAAAAGGGAAAATTTGAGCTAGCCAGTGGGGGAACTCTTTTTTTAGATGAGATAGGAGAGCTTTCTCCAGAGATACAAGTAAAACTTCTAAGGGTATTGCAAGAAAGAAAAATTGAAAGAGTGGGGGGAACTAAAAGTATTCCTGTGGATATTCGTCTGGTATGTGCTACGAATAAAAATTTAAAGCAAGAGGTTGAAAAAGGAAATTTTAGGGAAGATTTATATTATAGACTTAATGTGGTAGAGATAGAACTTCCTCCTTTAAGAGAGAGAAAAGAGGATATTCCTTTATTAGTAGCTTATTTTGTAAATAAAATTTGTGAGCAAAATAGCTTGCCATTAAAGCACTTTACTCCAGAAGCTCTTGAATATCTAAGTTTATATGATTGGCCAGGGAATGTTAGGCAACTAGAAAATGTAGTAGAACGATGTGTTGTTCTTTCTTCTTCTGAACAGATAGGGGTAGAAGATTTGCCTTCTGAGGTAAAAGATGAAGAAACTCAGCTTAAAAGTGCAGTAGATTTATTACCTCTTAGATTAAATTTGGCTGAAACCTTAGAAAAAATAGAAGAGGCTTTAATTAAACGGGCATTAGTAAAATCTAATTTTGTTCAAGTTAAGGCAGCAGAAATGCTGGGTATTTCTAAAAGTCTTCTTCAGTATAAAATAAAGAAATATAACATTTCTTTTTAGAGTATTTTGATTGGTGTTAGAAGAAAAAGCAGCGTTATATCGTTTATTAGATTATATTTGTTCTACTAGCGGTGAATGGGAAGTTGTTTTTAAAACTCTTCTAAGATCTCAAAATCCTTGTTTTAAAAAAGATTGTAATTTAAACTTACATCCTCTTATTTCTTCTTTTATCCAACAAAAATTACTTTATTCTCATCAAGCTGAGGCCCTTTATCACTTAGGATTAGGCCATAATATATGTGTAGCCACACCTACAGCAAGTGGAAAGTCGCTTATATATAACCTTGGGGTTTTAAACGCATTTACTTTAGAGCCTAGCACAAAAGCTCTTTATATCTTCCCTTTAAAAGCATTGGCCCAGGATCAAGCTAAAAAACTGCAAAATCTAGCTAAGACTATAGGCCTTAAAATTAAAGTTGAAATTTATGATGGGGATACGTCTTCTTGGAAAAGAAAAA
It includes:
- a CDS encoding sigma-54-dependent transcriptional regulator, with the protein product MKGHVLVIDDEKNYLLLLEALLNEEGIEVTGLSDPEMALDFLEESEVDVVVTDMKMPRLSGQDILEKVKKDFPHIPVIIMTAFGSIDGAVEAMRCGAFDYLTKPFSNEELILVVKRALNFAHMEQENVFLKESLVQKYAKKHVIGKSKKIQTVLHLLEKVAPSKSTVLILGESGTGKELIARALHYSSPRSKGPFVAINCMALNPALLESELFGHEKGSFTGAVATKKGKFELASGGTLFLDEIGELSPEIQVKLLRVLQERKIERVGGTKSIPVDIRLVCATNKNLKQEVEKGNFREDLYYRLNVVEIELPPLRERKEDIPLLVAYFVNKICEQNSLPLKHFTPEALEYLSLYDWPGNVRQLENVVERCVVLSSSEQIGVEDLPSEVKDEETQLKSAVDLLPLRLNLAETLEKIEEALIKRALVKSNFVQVKAAEMLGISKSLLQYKIKKYNISF